One Nocardia farcinica genomic region harbors:
- a CDS encoding AMP-binding protein produces MNAKHEYRPVYQTSLVDPAEFWTTAAEAIDWDVPPTQIVDPAAKPAARWFPDAQLNTSVNALDRHLAERADQPALIYDSAMTGAKGVYTYAQLLDEVATFAGAMQRLGVARGDRVVIYLPMIPEAVIAMLACARIGAVHSVVFGGFAAPELAARIDDAEPVLIVTAAGGLEPNRKIEYPPIVARALGLAQTAAPRHVIVKQRPVHFSPDFPPAETAAQWLDWDDAVRDAPKAEPVPVAATDPLYILYTSGTTGKPKGVVRDNGGHAVALAWSMRNIYDVGPGQVMWAASDVGWVVGHSYIVYAPLLVGATTLLYEGKPVGTPDAGAFWRIVAEYRVRVLFTAPTALRAIRKADGEAKLARNHDLSSLRALFCAGERLDPATYEWARGTLLAERPDCPVVDHWWQTETGWPICANLLGLQELPVKPGSASVPVPGYRLRVLDAEGNPVPAGTEGNIVIGLPMPPGTLTGLWHDDTRFARSYMSAFPGHYATGDSGYFDEDGYLFVLGRSDDVINMAGHRLSAGSIEAAISGHAAVAECAVIGLPDELKGQKPIAYVVLKEGVEVDPATLRDELIARVRDQVGAIAALHDAVIVAGLPKTRSGKILRKTIRQISAGEQVEVPSTIEDPAVLAALEDQILTTRADAAEAAGEAPDTDGALGASDPAARP; encoded by the coding sequence TTGAACGCGAAGCACGAGTACCGACCGGTCTATCAGACCAGCTTGGTCGACCCCGCCGAGTTCTGGACCACCGCGGCCGAGGCCATCGACTGGGACGTCCCGCCCACCCAGATCGTCGATCCCGCGGCCAAGCCCGCGGCCCGCTGGTTCCCCGACGCCCAGCTCAACACCTCGGTCAACGCCCTCGACCGTCACCTCGCCGAGCGCGCCGATCAACCCGCCCTGATCTACGACTCCGCCATGACCGGCGCCAAGGGCGTCTACACCTACGCCCAGCTGCTCGACGAGGTCGCCACCTTCGCGGGCGCCATGCAGCGGCTCGGGGTGGCACGCGGCGACCGGGTGGTGATCTACCTGCCGATGATCCCCGAGGCGGTGATCGCCATGCTGGCCTGCGCCCGCATCGGCGCGGTGCATTCGGTGGTGTTCGGCGGCTTCGCCGCGCCCGAGCTCGCGGCCCGCATCGACGACGCCGAACCGGTGCTGATCGTCACCGCCGCGGGCGGCCTGGAACCCAACCGCAAGATCGAGTACCCGCCGATCGTGGCGCGCGCGCTCGGGCTCGCGCAGACCGCCGCGCCGCGCCACGTCATCGTCAAGCAGCGCCCGGTCCACTTCTCCCCCGACTTCCCGCCCGCCGAGACCGCGGCGCAGTGGCTGGACTGGGACGACGCCGTGCGCGACGCGCCGAAGGCCGAGCCGGTGCCGGTGGCGGCGACCGATCCGCTCTACATCCTCTACACCTCCGGCACCACCGGGAAGCCGAAGGGCGTGGTCCGCGACAACGGCGGGCACGCGGTGGCGCTGGCCTGGTCGATGCGCAACATCTACGACGTGGGCCCGGGCCAGGTGATGTGGGCCGCCTCCGACGTCGGCTGGGTCGTCGGGCACTCCTACATCGTCTACGCGCCACTGCTGGTCGGCGCGACCACGCTGCTCTACGAGGGCAAGCCGGTGGGCACCCCGGACGCGGGCGCGTTCTGGCGGATCGTCGCCGAATACCGGGTGCGGGTGCTGTTCACCGCGCCGACCGCGCTGCGCGCCATCCGCAAGGCCGACGGCGAGGCCAAGCTGGCCCGCAACCACGACCTGTCCTCGCTGCGCGCGCTGTTCTGCGCGGGCGAACGCCTCGACCCGGCCACCTACGAGTGGGCGCGCGGCACGCTGCTGGCCGAGCGGCCGGACTGCCCCGTGGTGGACCACTGGTGGCAGACCGAGACCGGCTGGCCGATCTGCGCGAATCTGCTCGGGTTGCAGGAACTGCCGGTCAAGCCGGGGTCCGCGTCGGTGCCGGTGCCGGGCTACCGGCTGCGCGTCCTCGACGCCGAGGGCAATCCGGTGCCCGCGGGCACCGAGGGCAACATCGTCATCGGACTGCCGATGCCACCGGGCACCCTCACCGGGCTCTGGCACGACGACACCCGGTTCGCCCGCTCCTACATGTCGGCCTTCCCTGGGCACTACGCCACCGGTGACTCCGGCTATTTCGACGAGGACGGCTACCTGTTCGTGCTCGGCCGCAGCGACGACGTGATCAACATGGCCGGGCACCGGCTCTCGGCGGGCAGCATCGAGGCCGCGATCTCCGGGCACGCGGCGGTGGCCGAATGCGCGGTGATCGGCCTGCCCGACGAGCTGAAGGGGCAGAAGCCCATCGCCTACGTGGTGCTCAAGGAAGGTGTGGAGGTCGATCCGGCCACCCTGCGCGACGAGCTGATCGCGCGGGTGCGCGATCAGGTCGGCGCGATCGCCGCCCTGCACGACGCGGTGATCGTGGCCGGGCTGCCCAAGACCCGCTCGGGCAAGATCCTGCGCAAGACGATCCGGCAGATCAGCGCGGGCGAGCAGGTGGAGGTGCCCTCGACCATCGAGGACCCGGCGGTGCTCGCGGCGCTGGAGGACCAGATCCTCACCACCAGGGCCGATGCCGCCGAGGCGGCGGGCGAGGCGCCCGACACCGACGGCGCGCTCGGCGCGTCCGATCCGGCGGCCCGGCCCTGA
- a CDS encoding response regulator transcription factor → MGGVSTSPTPTVLVVDDDEDVLASVERGLRLSGFHVLVARDGAAALRSVNADCPDAVVLDMNMPVLDGAGVVTALRALGNDVPICVLSARASVDDRISGLESGADDYLVKPFVLAELVARIKALLRRRTDAPAAAATPGAITVGPLEVDEAGYRALLHGREIELTKREFELLSTLARNAGVVLSRERLLELVWGYDFAADTNVVDVFVGYLRRKLEADGTPRLLHTIRGVGFVLRAPK, encoded by the coding sequence ATGGGTGGGGTGAGCACCTCCCCCACCCCGACCGTCCTCGTCGTCGACGACGACGAGGACGTGCTCGCCTCGGTCGAACGCGGGCTGCGCCTGTCCGGCTTCCACGTGCTGGTCGCACGGGACGGCGCGGCCGCGTTGCGCAGCGTCAACGCCGACTGCCCCGACGCCGTCGTGCTGGACATGAACATGCCGGTGCTCGACGGCGCCGGGGTGGTCACGGCGTTGCGGGCCCTCGGCAACGACGTCCCGATCTGCGTGCTCAGCGCCCGCGCCTCGGTCGACGACCGCATCTCCGGCCTGGAATCCGGCGCCGACGACTACCTGGTGAAGCCGTTCGTGCTCGCCGAACTGGTGGCCCGGATCAAGGCGCTGCTCCGCCGCCGCACCGACGCGCCCGCCGCGGCCGCCACCCCCGGCGCGATCACGGTCGGTCCGCTCGAGGTCGACGAGGCGGGCTACCGGGCGCTGCTGCACGGCCGGGAGATCGAGCTGACCAAGCGGGAATTCGAGTTGCTGTCCACGCTCGCGCGCAACGCGGGCGTGGTGTTGAGCCGGGAACGGCTGCTGGAGCTGGTGTGGGGCTACGACTTCGCCGCCGACACGAACGTGGTGGACGTGTTCGTGGGCTACCTGCGCCGCAAGCTGGAGGCCGACGGCACGCCCCGGCTGCTGCACACCATCCGTGGCGTCGGGTTCGTGCTGCGGGCACCGAAATGA
- a CDS encoding DUF742 domain-containing protein produces the protein MDIEDHRVGSAEPSLVRPYSLTAGRTRPKVELALEALVASQPVALERQFELTNIETSIVELCRESPSVAEVAARLGIPIGVARVLVADLIDAGHVRVSATLKEDSSDDERRELIERVLSGLRRI, from the coding sequence ATGGACATAGAAGATCACCGCGTAGGGAGTGCCGAGCCGAGCCTCGTGCGCCCGTACTCACTGACCGCGGGTCGCACCAGGCCCAAGGTGGAGTTGGCGCTCGAGGCCCTCGTCGCATCACAGCCGGTCGCGTTGGAGCGGCAGTTCGAGCTGACCAACATCGAGACGTCGATCGTGGAGTTGTGCAGAGAATCGCCGTCCGTCGCGGAAGTGGCGGCACGGCTCGGGATACCGATCGGGGTGGCGCGTGTACTCGTCGCCGACCTGATCGATGCCGGGCACGTGCGCGTTTCGGCGACATTGAAAGAGGATTCCAGCGACGATGAACGTCGCGAGTTGATCGAAAGGGTTCTCAGTGGACTCCGGCGTATTTGA
- a CDS encoding hemophore-related protein codes for MNRFRTRTRLAALTAGAAASAAVLLGTGVAAAGPLESAEPLLSTDCTFAQVDAALHAEAPELAAMLDAYPAQKAELQRRFDQPVEQRRADFQMLIEQNPDLAAQAESDPRAAQLSQALAAVAATCHNY; via the coding sequence ATGAATCGTTTCCGCACCCGTACCCGCCTGGCCGCGCTCACCGCGGGCGCCGCCGCGAGCGCCGCGGTGCTGCTCGGCACCGGCGTGGCCGCGGCAGGCCCGCTGGAGTCGGCCGAGCCGCTGCTGAGCACCGACTGCACCTTCGCCCAGGTCGACGCGGCCCTGCACGCCGAGGCGCCGGAACTGGCGGCCATGCTCGACGCCTATCCCGCGCAGAAGGCCGAACTGCAGCGGCGCTTCGACCAGCCGGTCGAGCAGCGCCGGGCCGACTTCCAGATGCTGATCGAGCAGAACCCGGACCTGGCGGCGCAGGCGGAGAGCGATCCGCGGGCCGCCCAGCTGAGCCAGGCACTCGCCGCGGTCGCGGCGACCTGTCACAACTACTGA
- a CDS encoding ATP-binding protein, whose amino-acid sequence MRDAARSGKKRWALGNWDLRWKVTAVLAVPLAVAVGLGVSRITSEFTEANRLEGVAENIEAIPAVTGLSAAAATVAGSQMVSLMPGASVVTDQDLSQLDQAITTAQDAGAKLRGHSKAEASLETMITEARAILARGKAAAQPTDALGGIDRIRNESVSIVESTVSQVSDPAMDAAKLRLVDSLNTRATLVAELAAFNEVLHDFKAGVQTFTTASETERQLLNVLAHRFPDGDSAIADLRAGVDTRLSLINSPEAQAGRLPLGELKNSLTTSVDVYERVVAKATKDIDSAMDNLAGRANRDAWTYTAVVIATILAALLLAVFVARSMIVPLHRLRLAALRVAESDLPHEVAQLRNGASPEDVPLEPMPIRSTEEIGQLARAIDDIHGQALRLASDQAQMRSQVNDMFETLARRSKSLVDHQLSLIEAMEYDEKDPRLLENLFRLDHLAARMRRNGDNLLILAGTKQRRAKSAPVEIGDVLRAAISEVEDYERVKLGATPRGALKEPAASDLAHLFAELLDNALRASPPETDVKFTFAQAHDQGLLIEVADRGIGMPPAEMAEINRKLEQTAEPGPDTARHMGLFVVGRLAERHGLTVRLRPTFDTARDPGVTVTVHVPVGLIVPAGQASGPQAVVKAAPVQPNPQHPTPSMQTRAITRTSAGNMMVTVDPGVSGPIQTGSGPLTPPAPAPTGPGGLPQRQPGSAMAGGLRQEGSASLRESSAAAQANGPQRGKLAAASLPKRNLATGGPAAAQRPSVTPPATPGTARPSVTPPATPGTAGPAGTTPGGLPQREPGANGVPQPGAGGGLPQRQPGASGAPQPEAGGLPQRQPGGNGAPAPTAGGLPHREPGANGAPEPDAARGSAATGLPQRESGPARPGGNGLPQRQPGATPGLPQREPGATGMHREGGAAGLPPREGGPSGLPQREAGPNGLPQRGAPAGGLPPRDGGPSGLPQREAGPNGLPQRGAAPGGLPQREEGAAGLAPRDGGAPGLPQREGGATGLPPRDNGATGLPQRAPGAPAAGEGGPNSTGLPQRGANGLPQRGGLPQRDSGLPERESGANGLPQRAPEPSRPAPGTGLPQRDPGARHQPLGEVPPGVGLAQRDSGTEAGDGASESAPARDPGKHSYKSNPAKTASFFQTRLQPAVEPGSSMDSPIFAEMMSAWLADPNPDRSQVAASFESPGDEGWQAARRASEAQAEKKTAAGLPQRDPGGRLVPGAVSGAADRAPRRDPESIRSSLSRHQKGVRDGRAMRAMNLTGDKGDR is encoded by the coding sequence ATGCGTGACGCCGCAAGGTCCGGCAAGAAGCGCTGGGCGCTCGGCAATTGGGACCTGCGCTGGAAGGTTACGGCCGTTCTCGCCGTGCCGCTGGCTGTCGCGGTGGGTCTCGGCGTGTCGAGGATCACCTCGGAGTTCACCGAGGCCAACCGCCTCGAGGGCGTGGCCGAGAACATCGAGGCCATTCCGGCTGTCACCGGCCTGAGCGCGGCCGCGGCCACCGTCGCCGGTTCGCAGATGGTGTCGCTGATGCCGGGCGCGTCGGTGGTGACCGACCAGGACCTCAGCCAGCTCGACCAGGCCATCACCACGGCCCAGGACGCCGGCGCCAAGCTGCGCGGGCACAGCAAGGCCGAGGCGTCGCTGGAGACCATGATCACCGAGGCCAGGGCCATCCTGGCCAGGGGTAAGGCCGCGGCGCAGCCCACCGACGCACTGGGCGGGATCGACCGGATCCGCAACGAGAGCGTCAGCATCGTCGAGAGCACGGTGTCGCAGGTCAGCGACCCGGCCATGGACGCGGCCAAGCTGCGCCTGGTCGACTCGCTCAACACCCGCGCCACGCTGGTCGCCGAGCTGGCCGCCTTCAACGAGGTGCTGCACGACTTCAAGGCCGGTGTGCAGACCTTCACCACCGCCTCGGAAACCGAGCGTCAGTTGCTCAACGTCCTCGCGCACCGCTTCCCCGACGGTGACTCCGCCATCGCCGACCTGCGCGCCGGCGTGGACACCCGGCTCTCGCTCATCAACAGCCCCGAGGCCCAGGCGGGCAGGCTGCCGCTCGGCGAGCTGAAGAACTCCCTCACCACCAGCGTCGACGTCTACGAACGCGTGGTCGCCAAGGCCACCAAGGACATCGACAGCGCGATGGACAACCTGGCGGGCCGGGCCAACCGCGACGCCTGGACCTACACCGCCGTCGTCATCGCGACCATCCTGGCCGCGCTGCTGCTTGCCGTGTTCGTGGCGCGCTCGATGATCGTGCCGCTGCACCGGCTGCGCCTGGCCGCCCTGCGCGTCGCCGAGAGCGACCTGCCGCACGAGGTCGCGCAGCTGCGCAACGGCGCCTCCCCGGAGGACGTGCCGCTGGAGCCGATGCCGATCCGCAGCACCGAGGAGATCGGCCAGCTGGCCCGCGCCATCGACGACATCCACGGCCAGGCGCTGCGCCTGGCCTCCGATCAGGCGCAGATGCGCTCCCAGGTCAACGACATGTTCGAGACGCTGGCGCGCCGCTCCAAGTCGCTGGTCGACCATCAGCTCAGCCTCATCGAGGCGATGGAGTACGACGAGAAGGACCCCCGCCTGCTGGAGAACCTCTTCCGGCTGGACCACCTCGCCGCCCGCATGCGCCGCAACGGCGACAACCTGCTCATCCTGGCGGGCACCAAACAGCGCCGCGCCAAGTCGGCGCCGGTCGAGATCGGCGACGTGCTGCGCGCGGCCATCTCCGAGGTCGAGGACTACGAGCGCGTCAAGCTGGGCGCCACCCCGCGCGGTGCGCTCAAGGAGCCAGCGGCCTCCGACCTGGCCCACCTGTTCGCCGAGCTGCTGGACAACGCGCTGCGCGCCTCGCCGCCCGAGACGGACGTGAAGTTCACCTTCGCGCAGGCGCACGACCAGGGTCTGCTCATCGAGGTCGCCGACCGGGGCATCGGCATGCCGCCCGCGGAGATGGCCGAGATCAACCGCAAGCTCGAGCAGACCGCCGAGCCCGGTCCGGACACCGCCCGCCACATGGGCCTGTTCGTCGTCGGCCGGCTGGCCGAGCGGCACGGTCTGACCGTGCGGCTGCGCCCGACCTTCGACACCGCGCGCGATCCGGGTGTCACGGTGACCGTGCACGTCCCGGTCGGCCTGATCGTGCCCGCCGGCCAGGCCTCCGGTCCGCAGGCGGTCGTCAAGGCCGCGCCGGTGCAGCCGAACCCGCAGCATCCGACCCCGTCCATGCAGACGCGCGCGATCACCCGCACGTCGGCGGGCAACATGATGGTCACCGTCGACCCGGGTGTCAGCGGTCCCATCCAGACCGGCTCCGGTCCGCTCACTCCGCCCGCACCCGCGCCCACCGGCCCCGGCGGCCTGCCGCAGCGTCAGCCGGGTTCGGCGATGGCGGGCGGGCTGCGCCAGGAGGGTTCGGCGAGCCTGCGCGAGTCGAGCGCCGCGGCCCAGGCGAACGGGCCGCAGCGCGGCAAGCTCGCCGCCGCCAGCCTGCCCAAGCGCAATCTCGCCACCGGCGGTCCGGCCGCCGCGCAACGGCCATCGGTCACGCCGCCCGCGACGCCCGGCACGGCACGGCCGTCCGTCACGCCGCCCGCGACGCCCGGCACGGCCGGCCCCGCGGGCACCACACCCGGCGGTCTGCCGCAGCGTGAGCCCGGCGCCAACGGGGTGCCGCAGCCCGGCGCGGGCGGTGGCCTGCCGCAGCGTCAGCCGGGTGCCAGCGGTGCGCCGCAGCCCGAGGCGGGCGGCCTGCCGCAGCGTCAGCCGGGCGGTAACGGTGCGCCCGCGCCCACCGCGGGTGGCCTGCCGCACCGCGAGCCCGGCGCCAACGGCGCCCCGGAGCCCGACGCCGCCCGCGGGTCCGCCGCCACCGGTCTGCCCCAGCGGGAATCCGGTCCGGCGCGTCCGGGCGGCAACGGCCTGCCGCAGCGTCAGCCGGGTGCCACCCCGGGCCTGCCGCAGCGGGAGCCGGGCGCTACCGGCATGCACCGCGAGGGCGGGGCCGCGGGTCTCCCGCCGCGTGAGGGCGGCCCCTCCGGTCTGCCGCAGCGTGAGGCGGGTCCGAACGGCTTGCCGCAGCGCGGTGCCCCGGCGGGCGGTCTCCCGCCGCGCGACGGCGGCCCCTCCGGTCTGCCGCAGCGTGAAGCGGGCCCGAACGGCCTGCCGCAGCGCGGTGCCGCGCCGGGTGGTCTCCCGCAGCGCGAGGAGGGGGCCGCCGGTCTGGCCCCGCGTGACGGCGGCGCGCCCGGCCTGCCGCAACGCGAGGGTGGCGCCACCGGTCTGCCGCCGCGGGACAACGGTGCCACCGGCCTGCCGCAGCGCGCGCCCGGTGCTCCGGCCGCGGGCGAGGGCGGGCCGAACTCGACCGGTCTGCCCCAGCGGGGCGCCAACGGGCTCCCGCAGCGTGGCGGTCTACCCCAGCGGGACAGCGGCCTACCCGAGCGCGAGAGCGGCGCCAACGGGCTCCCGCAGCGCGCGCCCGAACCGAGCCGTCCCGCGCCCGGTACCGGTCTGCCGCAACGTGATCCGGGTGCGCGGCATCAGCCGCTCGGCGAGGTGCCGCCCGGAGTGGGTCTCGCACAGCGCGATTCCGGCACCGAGGCCGGTGACGGTGCGTCCGAATCCGCCCCCGCGCGCGATCCCGGCAAGCACAGCTACAAGTCCAACCCCGCCAAGACCGCGTCGTTCTTCCAGACCCGGTTGCAGCCCGCGGTCGAGCCGGGGTCGTCGATGGACAGCCCGATCTTCGCCGAGATGATGTCGGCGTGGCTGGCCGATCCGAACCCGGACCGGTCCCAGGTCGCGGCCTCCTTCGAGTCCCCCGGTGACGAAGGCTGGCAGGCGGCGCGGCGCGCGAGTGAGGCCCAAGCCGAGAAAAAGACCGCTGCGGGCTTGCCGCAACGCGATCCGGGCGGGAGGCTAGTCCCCGGCGCCGTGAGCGGCGCCGCGGATCGGGCACCTCGCCGTGATCCGGAATCGATCAGGTCCAGCTTGAGTCGTCACCAGAAGGGCGTCCGGGATGGCCGCGCAATGAGAGCAATGAACCTAACCGGAGACAAAGGAGACCGATGA
- a CDS encoding roadblock/LC7 domain-containing protein, producing MNPDLGGTNRQLDWLVSNFANEVPGVAHAVLVSADGLLMAASAQLPVDRAEQLSAVTAGLASLSVGVSNLFEGGTVLQSVVEMEHGYLLLMAVGDGSYLAVLTNTSCDIGQVGYEMALLVERVGQTVQATPRVTMGS from the coding sequence ATGAACCCCGATCTAGGTGGTACGAACCGTCAGCTGGATTGGCTGGTTTCGAACTTCGCCAACGAGGTTCCTGGCGTAGCTCATGCCGTCCTGGTCTCGGCTGACGGCCTGTTGATGGCCGCGAGCGCCCAGCTGCCCGTCGATCGTGCCGAACAACTCTCGGCGGTCACCGCCGGTCTGGCCAGCCTCTCCGTCGGTGTCTCGAACCTGTTCGAGGGCGGCACCGTCCTGCAGTCGGTGGTCGAGATGGAGCACGGTTACCTGCTGCTGATGGCGGTGGGCGACGGCTCCTACCTCGCGGTGCTGACCAACACGTCCTGCGACATCGGACAGGTCGGCTACGAAATGGCGCTGTTGGTCGAGCGGGTTGGCCAGACGGTCCAGGCCACGCCACGCGTCACGATGGGTTCCTGA
- a CDS encoding GTP-binding protein translates to MDSGVFDSTAQVDTRTSKPTSAKIVVAGGFGVGKTTLVGAVSEIVPLRTEALVTNASAGIDNLTGIPMKSTTTVAMDFGRISLADDLVLYLFGTPGQYRFWFMWDDLIRGAIGAVVLVDTRRLEDSFAAVDYFEARNLPFLVALNEFDDAPRYPIEDIRQALAVSADVPILSIDARRREPAKQALVSLTEYALRKVMQGY, encoded by the coding sequence GTGGACTCCGGCGTATTTGATTCGACGGCGCAGGTCGATACCCGCACCAGCAAGCCGACGTCGGCCAAGATCGTGGTCGCCGGCGGCTTCGGTGTCGGTAAGACCACGTTGGTCGGTGCTGTCTCGGAGATCGTTCCGCTGCGCACCGAAGCACTGGTCACCAACGCCAGTGCCGGCATCGACAACCTGACCGGCATCCCGATGAAGTCGACCACCACGGTGGCGATGGACTTCGGCCGGATCAGCCTCGCGGACGACCTGGTGCTGTACCTGTTCGGTACCCCAGGTCAGTACCGATTCTGGTTCATGTGGGACGACCTGATCCGCGGCGCCATCGGCGCCGTGGTGCTCGTCGACACCCGCCGACTGGAGGACAGCTTCGCGGCCGTCGACTACTTCGAAGCCCGCAACCTGCCGTTCCTGGTGGCGCTCAACGAGTTCGACGACGCCCCGCGCTACCCGATCGAGGACATCCGGCAGGCGCTGGCGGTCTCCGCCGACGTGCCGATCCTGTCGATCGACGCGCGGCGCCGGGAGCCCGCCAAGCAGGCGCTGGTGTCGCTGACCGAGTACGCGCTGCGCAAGGTGATGCAGGGCTACTGA
- a CDS encoding carboxyl transferase domain-containing protein gives MRISARELVGQLLDAESFVSWDRPPVTVAASPRYRDELRAAADAAGTDEAVLTGEGLLRGRRVAVIACEFGFLAGSIGVAAAERIVAAVERATELGLPLLASPTSGGTRMQEGTIAFVQMVKIAGAVAAHKAAGHPYLVYLRNPTMGGVFASWGSLGHMTFAEPGAMIGFLGPRVYQALYGKDFPEGVQTAENLYRHGVIDGVLPVRVFRRIAHRALSVCSGVVLPDQPAPPPVVGPPTAAEQATADGDSAGTPGPEAATAGSPTWQSVLISRRPDRPGVRELLRHVTQRVPLSGTGQGESDRTTLLALARFRGQPCVVFGHDRAGQRGEQTMGPAALREARRGMALAQELRLPLVSVIDTVGAALSKEAEERGLAPEIARCISDLVTLDTPTVSVLLGQGTGGGALALLPADRVLAATHAWLAPLPPEGASAIVHRDTAHAPELADAQRIGAADLCADGVVDRIVPERPDAADEPVDFARRMVAAVADELARLRAQPADERRRTRHLRYRRLGSPRP, from the coding sequence ATGCGGATCTCGGCGCGGGAGTTGGTCGGGCAGCTGCTCGACGCGGAGTCGTTCGTGAGCTGGGACCGGCCACCGGTGACGGTGGCCGCGTCCCCGCGCTATCGCGACGAGCTGCGCGCGGCGGCGGACGCGGCGGGTACCGACGAGGCGGTGCTCACCGGTGAGGGGTTGCTGCGCGGGCGCCGGGTGGCCGTGATCGCCTGCGAGTTCGGCTTTCTCGCCGGTTCGATCGGGGTGGCCGCCGCCGAGCGGATCGTCGCCGCGGTCGAGCGCGCCACCGAGCTCGGGTTGCCGCTGCTCGCGTCGCCGACCTCCGGCGGCACCCGCATGCAGGAGGGCACCATCGCCTTCGTGCAGATGGTCAAGATCGCGGGCGCGGTCGCCGCGCACAAGGCCGCCGGGCATCCGTACCTGGTGTATCTGCGCAATCCGACGATGGGTGGCGTGTTCGCCTCGTGGGGCTCGCTCGGGCACATGACCTTCGCCGAGCCGGGCGCGATGATCGGCTTCCTCGGTCCGCGGGTGTATCAGGCGTTGTACGGCAAGGACTTTCCCGAGGGCGTGCAGACCGCGGAGAACCTGTACCGGCACGGCGTCATCGACGGTGTCCTGCCGGTCCGCGTCTTCCGGCGCATCGCCCACCGCGCGCTCAGCGTGTGCAGCGGCGTCGTCCTACCGGATCAGCCCGCCCCGCCGCCGGTGGTCGGTCCGCCGACCGCCGCCGAGCAGGCCACGGCGGACGGCGATTCGGCCGGCACTCCGGGGCCGGAAGCAGCCACCGCCGGTTCTCCCACCTGGCAGTCGGTGTTGATCTCCCGACGCCCCGATCGTCCCGGTGTGCGCGAGCTGCTTCGCCATGTCACCCAACGGGTTCCGCTCAGCGGCACCGGTCAGGGCGAGTCGGATCGGACCACCCTGCTGGCGCTGGCCCGGTTCCGTGGCCAGCCGTGCGTGGTCTTCGGTCACGATCGCGCGGGCCAGCGCGGCGAGCAGACGATGGGCCCGGCGGCGCTGCGGGAGGCGCGGCGCGGGATGGCGCTGGCGCAGGAGCTGCGGTTGCCGCTGGTGTCGGTGATCGACACGGTGGGTGCCGCGCTGTCGAAGGAGGCCGAGGAGCGGGGCCTGGCGCCGGAGATCGCCCGGTGCATCTCCGACCTGGTCACCCTGGACACCCCGACGGTGTCGGTGTTGCTCGGCCAGGGCACCGGCGGTGGCGCGCTGGCGCTGCTGCCCGCCGATCGGGTGCTGGCCGCCACCCACGCCTGGCTGGCGCCGCTGCCGCCGGAGGGCGCCAGCGCCATCGTCCACCGTGACACCGCGCACGCCCCGGAGCTGGCCGACGCCCAGCGCATCGGCGCCGCCGACCTGTGCGCGGACGGCGTGGTGGACCGGATCGTGCCGGAGCGTCCCGACGCCGCCGACGAACCGGTCGACTTCGCCCGCCGCATGGTCGCCGCCGTCGCCGACGAGCTGGCGCGGCTGCGCGCGCAGCCCGCCGACGAGCGCCGCCGGACCCGTCACCTGCGGTATCGCCGCCTCGGCAGCCCCCGCCCGTGA